The sequence GCAAAGGATAATTATCTGTCGCACGGGTATAACTTGCACCACCATTATCACTGGTAAAGAAAATGATCGTATTATCTTCCTGACCAGATGCTTTCACCTGCGCCAATACCTGACCCACAGCATCATCCAGTGCTTCAATCATACCATAGTAAATACGTTTAAGAGAATCCTTCTCAGTAGTTATCCTGTTATAATAAGCCTTTGGCACCTGGAATGGATCATGCGGCGCATTAAAGGTCAGGTATAAAAAGTAAGGCTTGTCTTTATGCTGCTGTATAAACTGCGAAGCTTTATTAGCCAAAGAAAAAGTAAGGTAACCCGTATCCTGCACGACCTCTCTGCCTTCTCGAATAGCAGTCGCGCCATTACGTGGTGTCCATGCAATCTTATCCGTCAATGCCCATGGTGCACGAATGCCCACATATTTAGTGGTATCCAGTTCCCCTTCTGTATAAGGAGATAACCCTGCCTGAAAATAATAGCTGTAATCAAATCCTTTCTGATCAGGATAGAAGCCATCACCAGTACCCAGGTGCCATTTGCCTACGATGCCAGTAGCATACCCCTGCGCATGCAGCAACTGCGCCAGCGTGAGCTCAGAAGCGGGCAACCCATTCTGTGCAGCCCCACTACCATCTGGCATAAATTCATATCCAAATCTTACCTGGCTACGCCCCGTGATCAACCCCGCACGGGAAGGAGAACAAATTGGCGCTGCTGCATATGCAGTGGTGAACCGTATCCCACTCTTCCCTAATCCATCTATATTTGGCGTCCGTACTTTCGTATTTCCATACGCCTGCAGATCACTATATCCTAAGTCATCTGCCAATATTACAATGACATTCGGCGGGCGGTTAGGCGCCGGCTTTTTGCCTGTAAAGCTGCACAATACAGCTGTGCCCAATACGACAGGTAACAAAAATCTTCTTTTCATTTATTAGTGCTTTTTACTGAATAATTCATCAAAAGTGAAGCTCGCATAATACAAGCCGCCAATAGAAGGCCCACTCATATACTGCGTATAATATTTGTTCAGGATATTGCTTCCACCGATCCTGATCGTACTCTTCGCTGCGGGAATATGATAGGAAACCTGCGCATCCAGTGAACCCCATGCCGGTACATATCCATTCGCAATACTGGACACCCAGTTAATACCACCTGACCAGCGATAAGCCACATTAAATCCAAAGTTTTTATACACATGCGTATTCCCCAAACTAAAGCTTCCACTAAAACTGGGTGTATTAAACCCTCCTGAACTCAGGTAAGCATCCTTCGTCCCTGCCTGATCAAACCCATTATAAGTCGCATTCGCAGAGAAATGATAATCTTTTGGTAATACATAATCTACACCCAGAGATACTCCATAGTTATATACTTTAGAAGGTGTATTCGTATACACAGAATAACTGGAATAATTACCTCCGGCTACTGCGATTGCTGCCAGACTATCGTTGGATATCCCAGATGAGAGATTTACTTTACCCACGCCAATACCCTGTATAAATCCATCAAACTGTACCCAGAAAGCAGATACATCCACAAACAATTTATCATTCAACAATGAGCCCTTATAGCCCAGTTCAAATGTTAAGTTCTTCTCTGGTTTGATGTAATTGATAGGCGCAGCTACCAGCAGGGATTTATTCGCCTGAATAGCTTCATCCCTGTCTGTACCTGCGTTCACAGCTTTGTTGACAGCCGTATTAAACGCTGTTATACTGGAAGTGAAGTAAGAGTTCCCTATGATATCATAGGATTGCAGGTTCTGTTTGATACCACCCAATACCTGCGTAGTACCTAAGCGCAGATTTGCCCACGCATCCTGGAATACAGGCATTCGGTAACCATTCTGAAAAGATAAACGAAAATTATGCTGAGGTGTAGGAGAATACACCAACCCAAGCCGTGAAGTGAATTGTCCATCTATATATTGTGCCTTATCATAGCGCACGGAACCTGTCGCTTTTAATTTGCCGGGAATAATCTCCCTGCTTAACTGTACAAAAGCACCGCCTTTCCATGTGGTAATAGGACTTCCCGTAGTATCAGGATAAAAGGTACCATCAGAGCGCAAAGAACTAAATCTGTAATCTG is a genomic window of Chitinophaga sp. LS1 containing:
- a CDS encoding sulfatase-like hydrolase/transferase, which translates into the protein MKRRFLLPVVLGTAVLCSFTGKKPAPNRPPNVIVILADDLGYSDLQAYGNTKVRTPNIDGLGKSGIRFTTAYAAAPICSPSRAGLITGRSQVRFGYEFMPDGSGAAQNGLPASELTLAQLLHAQGYATGIVGKWHLGTGDGFYPDQKGFDYSYYFQAGLSPYTEGELDTTKYVGIRAPWALTDKIAWTPRNGATAIREGREVVQDTGYLTFSLANKASQFIQQHKDKPYFLYLTFNAPHDPFQVPKAYYNRITTEKDSLKRIYYGMIEALDDAVGQVLAQVKASGQEDNTIIFFTSDNGGASYTRATDNYPLRGGKCTHFEGGLSVPFYVRYTGHITSGVTSAQEISSLDIFATAAALSGATLPADRTYDGVNLVPFLQKGTLNKHPHEQFVWRSGFSKAFRSGNWKLVVNEHDKKEWLFDLSKDREEKNDLSASHPKELKQLKEELKKYEDTQVHSPLWESRYNATVSERGEEYTFPI